In a single window of the Pontibacter russatus genome:
- the rplS gene encoding 50S ribosomal protein L19, with the protein MSELLIKFIEQESTDKRASFPSFQAGDTINVHVRIREGNKERIQQFQGVVIQRKNVNTNGETFTVRKVSNQIGLERIFPLLSPAIEQIDVIRKGKVRRARLYYLRGLQGKAARIKERR; encoded by the coding sequence ATGAGCGAATTATTAATCAAATTCATAGAGCAGGAATCTACTGACAAGCGCGCCTCTTTCCCTTCCTTCCAGGCAGGTGATACGATTAACGTACACGTGCGAATCCGTGAGGGTAACAAAGAGCGTATCCAGCAGTTCCAGGGCGTGGTGATTCAGCGTAAGAACGTGAACACAAACGGTGAGACCTTTACTGTGAGAAAAGTATCCAACCAAATCGGACTTGAGCGTATTTTCCCGCTTCTTTCACCAGCCATCGAGCAAATCGACGTGATTAGAAAAGGTAAGGTGAGAAGGGCGCGCCTGTACTACCTGAGAGGCCTGCAGGGCAAAGCGGCTCGTATCAAAGAGAGAAGATAA
- the trmD gene encoding tRNA (guanosine(37)-N1)-methyltransferase TrmD, whose amino-acid sequence MRFDIISCQPDLLDSPFSHSIVKRAQQKGLVDIHIHDLRQYAVNKHGQIDDYAFGGGAGMVMMIEPIDRLLTDLKAERPYDAIIYMTPDGQTLNQQTVNQFSLLQNVIILCGHYKGVDERVRRHYITHEISIGDYVLSGGELGAAVLADAVIRIIPGVLNDESSALTDSFQDGLLAPPVYTRPADYKGMQVPEILLSGDGPKIDAWRFEQAVERTRQRRPDLLND is encoded by the coding sequence ATGCGCTTTGACATCATCAGTTGCCAGCCCGATCTGCTGGACAGCCCCTTCAGCCACTCTATTGTGAAGCGTGCGCAGCAGAAAGGACTGGTGGATATCCACATCCACGACCTGCGCCAATATGCCGTGAACAAGCACGGCCAGATAGACGACTACGCCTTCGGCGGCGGGGCCGGTATGGTGATGATGATTGAGCCCATCGACCGCCTCCTGACTGACCTGAAGGCCGAGCGCCCCTACGACGCCATCATCTATATGACGCCCGACGGGCAGACGCTGAACCAGCAAACCGTCAATCAGTTTTCGCTGCTGCAGAACGTCATCATCCTATGCGGCCACTACAAGGGCGTGGACGAGCGCGTGCGGCGGCATTACATCACCCACGAAATCAGCATCGGCGATTATGTGCTGTCGGGTGGGGAGTTGGGCGCGGCAGTGCTGGCAGATGCCGTTATCCGCATCATTCCGGGGGTGCTGAACGACGAGTCGTCGGCGCTGACGGACTCTTTTCAGGATGGGCTGCTGGCCCCGCCTGTGTATACCCGCCCGGCTGATTATAAAGGAATGCAGGTGCCGGAGATACTGCTTTCGGGCGATGGCCCTAAAATAGACGCGTGGCGCTTTGAGCAGGCGGTGGAGCGCACCAGGCAGCGCCGCCCCGACCTGCTGAACGACTGA
- the rimM gene encoding ribosome maturation factor RimM (Essential for efficient processing of 16S rRNA), with the protein MNIDDCFQLGYIVKTHGTKGQVVAFFDVDYPEDYEDLESVFLEQKGRLIPFFIALMEPVQKGRFIIKFEDINTIEQAETLRNTAIYLPLDELPELEEDQFYFHEVIGYQVIDQNHGPLGTVKDFYDMPQQQLMAMDYMNQEMLVPVMDEIVLRADHDAKQLHVKLPEGLLEVYTQPASPDEADDLDEDAEEDK; encoded by the coding sequence ATGAACATTGATGACTGCTTCCAATTAGGCTATATCGTCAAAACCCATGGCACCAAGGGGCAGGTCGTCGCATTTTTCGACGTAGACTACCCCGAGGATTATGAAGATCTGGAATCAGTTTTCCTTGAGCAAAAAGGAAGGCTGATTCCTTTTTTTATAGCCTTGATGGAGCCGGTGCAGAAAGGCCGCTTCATCATCAAGTTCGAGGACATAAACACCATCGAACAGGCCGAAACACTGCGCAACACGGCCATATACCTGCCTCTCGACGAACTGCCGGAACTGGAAGAAGACCAGTTTTACTTCCATGAGGTGATCGGGTACCAGGTGATCGACCAAAACCACGGCCCCCTCGGCACGGTCAAAGACTTCTACGACATGCCGCAGCAGCAACTGATGGCCATGGACTATATGAACCAGGAGATGCTGGTGCCGGTGATGGACGAGATTGTGCTGCGCGCCGACCACGACGCAAAACAACTGCACGTGAAGCTGCCCGAGGGCCTGCTTGAAGTATATACCCAACCTGCCAGCCCCGACGAAGCCGACGACCTCGACGAGGACGCGGAGGAGGACAAATAA
- a CDS encoding 30S ribosomal protein S16, translated as MAVKIRLARRGRKKAAIYDIVVADARSPRDGKFIEKLGTYNPNTNPASIDFSEDKAFQWLMNGAQPTDTVKAMLSYTGVLYRRHLQIGVIKGAITQETADSRLTEWKEAKQAKIDSKRQNVGTAKEAAKKAALDAETKVKEARAEAIRQREAEKAAANAPAPAAEEAPEAPAAEGEAAPEEQA; from the coding sequence ATGGCAGTAAAAATCAGACTGGCCCGCAGAGGCCGCAAGAAAGCAGCTATCTACGACATCGTGGTAGCAGATGCAAGATCCCCGCGCGACGGGAAGTTCATTGAGAAGCTGGGCACCTACAACCCCAACACCAACCCCGCGTCTATCGACTTCAGCGAAGACAAGGCGTTCCAGTGGTTGATGAACGGCGCGCAGCCGACCGACACGGTGAAAGCCATGCTGTCCTACACCGGCGTGCTTTACAGAAGGCACCTGCAGATCGGGGTGATCAAAGGCGCTATCACACAGGAAACTGCCGACTCCCGCCTGACAGAGTGGAAAGAAGCCAAGCAGGCTAAGATCGATAGCAAGCGCCAGAACGTTGGCACTGCGAAAGAAGCCGCCAAAAAAGCTGCTCTCGATGCTGAGACAAAAGTGAAAGAGGCCCGTGCCGAGGCTATCCGTCAGCGTGAGGCTGAGAAGGCCGCCGCCAACGCCCCTGCTCCTGCCGCAGAAGAAGCTCCGGAGGCACCTGCTGCCGAAGGCGAAGCTGCACCGGAAGAGCAAGCATAA
- a CDS encoding acyl-CoA desaturase: MPILIFFVVHWYLSLFVQTFYLHRYAAHKMFTMNPFWEKAFYLLTYIAQGSSFLSPRAYAILHRMHHAFSDTERDPHSPHFSNNAFTMMWKTKEIYNNVLHKRVEPERRFEGDYPVWPALERVGDSYFSRIGWGVGYVLFYIAFATQWWMFLLLPLHFLMGPIHGAIVNWSGHKYGYQNFDNNDKSRNSLFFDFLTGGELFQNNHHKLPNRVNFGVKWWEVDPTWPVIWTLNKLHIIKLKPVKVKLKATPRSKSQAAA; the protein is encoded by the coding sequence ATGCCTATACTCATATTTTTTGTGGTGCACTGGTACCTGTCACTTTTCGTGCAGACCTTTTACCTGCACCGTTACGCCGCCCATAAAATGTTCACCATGAACCCTTTCTGGGAGAAAGCCTTTTACCTGCTGACTTATATAGCACAGGGATCTTCTTTCCTGTCGCCGCGCGCCTACGCAATCCTGCACCGCATGCACCACGCTTTCTCCGATACGGAGCGTGACCCGCACTCACCGCACTTCTCGAACAACGCGTTCACGATGATGTGGAAAACCAAGGAGATATATAACAACGTGCTGCACAAGCGCGTGGAGCCGGAGCGCCGCTTCGAGGGCGATTACCCGGTATGGCCGGCGCTGGAGCGGGTGGGCGACTCCTACTTCTCCCGCATTGGCTGGGGCGTGGGCTACGTGCTGTTTTACATCGCCTTTGCCACGCAGTGGTGGATGTTCCTGCTGCTGCCCCTCCATTTCCTGATGGGACCGATACATGGCGCTATCGTGAACTGGAGCGGCCACAAGTACGGCTATCAGAACTTCGACAATAACGACAAATCCCGCAACTCGCTTTTCTTCGACTTCCTGACGGGCGGCGAGTTGTTCCAGAACAACCACCACAAGCTGCCTAACCGCGTCAACTTCGGAGTGAAGTGGTGGGAAGTGGACCCGACCTGGCCGGTTATCTGGACACTCAACAAGCTCCATATCATCAAGCTGAAGCCGGTGAAAGTAAAACTGAAGGCAACACCCCGATCAAAATCACAGGCTGCCGCCTAA
- a CDS encoding RluA family pseudouridine synthase, with protein sequence MLEVLYEDNHVLAVNKPAGLLVHGDETGDTTLADMAKAYIKEKYNKPGNVFVGVVHRLDRPVSGVVLLAKTSKALARLNELFRSRKTQKTYWAVVQRRPPQEEGTLVHWLVKDSSRNITKAYAKENRSGQRSELHYRLLQAQQGCYLLEVNPITGRSHQIRVQLASMRCPILGDLKYGAPQPLPDKSIALHARQLQFEHPTLKTQVTVSAPPPQNAAWGPFR encoded by the coding sequence ATGCTCGAAGTGCTGTATGAGGACAACCATGTGCTGGCGGTGAACAAACCGGCGGGCCTGCTGGTACACGGCGACGAGACCGGCGACACCACGCTGGCGGACATGGCCAAAGCCTATATAAAGGAGAAGTACAACAAGCCCGGCAATGTGTTTGTGGGCGTAGTACACCGCCTGGACCGGCCCGTGAGCGGTGTGGTGCTGCTCGCCAAAACCTCCAAGGCCCTGGCCCGGCTGAATGAGCTGTTCCGGAGCAGAAAAACGCAGAAGACCTACTGGGCGGTGGTGCAGCGCAGGCCGCCGCAGGAAGAGGGCACACTCGTACACTGGCTTGTCAAGGACAGCTCCAGGAACATCACCAAGGCCTACGCCAAAGAAAACAGGAGCGGCCAGCGCTCCGAACTCCACTACAGGCTGCTGCAGGCCCAGCAGGGCTGTTACCTGCTGGAGGTGAACCCCATCACCGGCAGGTCGCACCAGATACGGGTACAGCTTGCCTCCATGCGCTGCCCCATCCTCGGTGACCTGAAATACGGTGCGCCGCAGCCGCTGCCCGACAAAAGCATCGCCCTGCATGCCCGCCAGCTGCAGTTCGAGCACCCCACCCTCAAAACGCAGGTAACGGTGAGCGCCCCGCCGCCGCAAAACGCTGCATGGGGCCCATTCCGGTAG
- the panB gene encoding 3-methyl-2-oxobutanoate hydroxymethyltransferase has translation MSVHKSDLKKITTHQLQNMKERGEKISMLTAYDFSMASILDAAGTDVLLVGDSASNVMAGHETTLPITLDQMIYHASSVVRGVSRAFVVVDMPFGSYQGNSSEALRSAIRIMKESGAHGIKLEGGAEIKESVTRILSAGVPVMGHLGLTPQSIYKFGTYTVRAKEDAEAQKLIDDAQLLQDLGCFAIVLEKIPSELARRVAEALTIPIIGIGAGPHVDGQVLVVHDMLGINKEFKPRFLRRYADLHSIMTDAVTNYIKDVKSLDFPNEKEAY, from the coding sequence ATGTCTGTTCATAAAAGCGACCTGAAGAAAATAACCACGCACCAGCTGCAGAACATGAAGGAGCGCGGCGAGAAAATATCGATGCTCACGGCATATGATTTCTCGATGGCCTCCATCCTGGATGCGGCGGGCACCGATGTGCTGCTGGTGGGCGACTCGGCCTCTAACGTGATGGCGGGCCACGAAACCACGCTGCCCATCACGCTGGACCAGATGATCTACCACGCCTCGTCGGTGGTGCGGGGCGTGAGCCGGGCCTTTGTGGTGGTGGACATGCCCTTTGGCTCTTACCAGGGTAATTCGTCCGAGGCGCTGCGCTCGGCCATCCGCATCATGAAGGAGTCGGGGGCGCACGGCATCAAGCTGGAAGGCGGCGCCGAGATAAAGGAGTCCGTTACCCGCATCCTGAGCGCCGGCGTGCCGGTGATGGGCCACCTGGGGCTCACGCCGCAGTCTATATATAAATTCGGCACGTACACGGTGCGCGCCAAGGAGGATGCCGAGGCGCAGAAGCTGATAGACGATGCGCAACTGCTGCAGGACCTGGGCTGCTTCGCCATTGTGCTGGAGAAAATCCCCTCGGAGCTTGCCAGGCGCGTGGCAGAGGCGCTCACCATCCCCATCATCGGCATAGGCGCCGGGCCGCACGTGGACGGGCAGGTGCTGGTGGTACACGACATGCTGGGCATCAACAAAGAGTTCAAGCCCCGCTTCCTGCGCCGCTACGCCGACCTGCACAGCATCATGACGGACGCCGTCACTAACTACATCAAAGACGTCAAAAGCCTCGACTTCCCGAACGAAAAGGAAGCGTATTGA
- a CDS encoding putative LPS assembly protein LptD: MRHFLIFLLLLPFTFLSPPAAVGQTTEQAPVAPQDTVPAPQDTAAVSATQDSVAVPAPGGDIETTIKYSARDSIQFEVDREVVHLYGDAKINYGDVSLEAAYIELNYETNLVTATWLPDSTGKELGVPVFTDASQTYEAKKIAYNYKTRRGRISEVVTRQGEGYIHAEVVKRNEKEEFYGLHSRYTTCDLAHPHFYISSEKFKVIPNSKVMTGPFNLVIGDIPTPLGFLFGLFPTPKNQKRASGIQVPTFGESRARGFYLSGLGYYFAWNDYIGTTVRGDIYSLGGYNIDTQTDYVNRYDYRGSIGITYDYFKNDEADVERARSTSENLYDILPESQRTFWIRWSHTPVQKPGRGRFTASVNAGSQLHQRLNYTNSANYLSPSFSSQVSYQKTIPNSPFSYTVSARQSQNTVTGSMDFVLPDMSLSMSTVSLYELFSNAPATGAWYENFTIGYSLRARNEVSNRVPARRLSGVNGIIGETRQDTTLEVGFDNLADLWKNGKQEATHNLSIGLGNYKVFRFFNFSPSVSYGETWLDEKYTYRFDPDSQKVDVDTTGFGRVYQYSAGASLSTTIYGTAYIKGKRVEAIRHLIRPSISYSYRPDFSDGRFGFYQDVLTGVNPATNEARVQTLSRFRTGAPGMSLSSALGFSIDNNIEMKVRSKSDSATAENQFEKVSLIDNLRISSGYDFAADSFNLAPIRLTMSTRLFKFLDVTFSSSFDPYKLEYSDTGVGRRVNEYYFDPQHLRLARLTNANLNLRANLNPNARKTDETGPTNLPMLQRDETPLLPEYIDFKIPWTLALDFTMYYSPSNSLASPARVDRTMGINGTLGITEKWQVSYNGTYDFTSQNISYATVNITRDLHCWDMSISWIPFGLQRGYNLTIQARSALLQDLKLTKRRSGWNR; encoded by the coding sequence TTGCGACACTTTTTAATTTTCCTGCTGCTCCTGCCGTTTACCTTTCTCTCACCCCCGGCGGCAGTGGGCCAGACGACGGAGCAGGCGCCGGTTGCCCCGCAGGACACCGTACCCGCCCCACAGGACACCGCCGCCGTCTCCGCCACGCAGGATTCTGTCGCTGTCCCCGCCCCCGGCGGCGACATTGAGACCACTATCAAATACTCGGCCAGAGACTCCATCCAGTTCGAGGTGGACCGGGAGGTCGTACACCTGTACGGCGACGCCAAAATCAATTACGGCGACGTGTCCTTGGAGGCAGCCTATATCGAGCTAAACTACGAGACCAACCTGGTGACGGCGACCTGGCTCCCGGACTCCACGGGCAAGGAGTTGGGCGTGCCCGTGTTCACGGACGCCAGCCAGACCTACGAAGCCAAGAAAATAGCCTACAACTACAAAACCCGGCGGGGGCGCATATCCGAGGTGGTTACACGGCAGGGAGAGGGCTATATACACGCTGAGGTGGTGAAACGAAACGAGAAGGAAGAGTTTTACGGGCTTCACTCCCGTTACACCACCTGCGACCTGGCCCACCCGCACTTCTACATCAGTTCCGAGAAATTCAAGGTTATCCCCAACAGCAAGGTGATGACCGGCCCCTTCAACCTCGTGATTGGGGACATCCCGACGCCCCTGGGCTTTCTGTTCGGGCTGTTCCCGACGCCCAAAAACCAGAAGCGGGCCTCGGGCATACAGGTGCCGACTTTTGGGGAGAGCAGGGCACGGGGCTTTTATCTGAGCGGGCTCGGCTATTACTTTGCCTGGAACGACTATATAGGCACCACGGTGCGCGGCGACATTTACTCGCTGGGCGGCTATAACATAGACACTCAGACGGATTATGTGAACCGTTATGATTACCGGGGCTCGATAGGCATCACCTACGACTACTTCAAAAATGACGAGGCGGATGTGGAGCGTGCCAGGTCTACCTCGGAAAATTTATATGACATCCTGCCGGAGTCGCAGCGCACGTTCTGGATCCGGTGGTCGCACACGCCCGTGCAGAAGCCGGGCCGCGGCCGCTTCACGGCCAGCGTAAACGCCGGCAGCCAGTTGCACCAGCGCCTGAACTATACCAACTCCGCCAATTACCTGTCGCCGTCTTTCAGCTCGCAGGTTTCTTATCAGAAGACCATCCCGAACTCGCCTTTCAGCTACACCGTGAGCGCCCGGCAGTCGCAGAACACCGTGACAGGCTCGATGGACTTCGTGCTGCCCGACATGAGCCTGAGCATGTCGACGGTGAGCCTGTATGAGCTCTTCAGCAATGCGCCTGCCACTGGCGCGTGGTACGAGAACTTCACCATCGGGTACAGCCTGCGCGCCCGCAACGAGGTGAGCAACCGGGTGCCTGCCCGACGGCTCAGCGGGGTAAACGGCATCATCGGGGAGACCCGGCAAGACACCACGCTGGAAGTGGGTTTCGACAACCTGGCGGATCTCTGGAAAAACGGCAAGCAGGAGGCTACCCACAACCTCAGCATCGGCCTGGGCAACTATAAGGTATTCCGCTTCTTCAACTTCTCCCCGAGCGTCAGCTACGGCGAGACCTGGCTCGACGAGAAGTACACCTACCGCTTCGACCCCGACTCGCAGAAAGTGGATGTCGACACCACCGGCTTCGGGAGGGTGTACCAGTACTCGGCCGGCGCCTCGCTCAGCACCACCATATATGGCACGGCCTATATAAAAGGCAAGCGCGTGGAGGCCATCCGCCACCTGATCAGGCCCAGCATCAGCTACAGCTACCGCCCCGACTTCAGCGATGGCCGCTTTGGCTTCTATCAGGATGTGCTGACAGGCGTGAACCCGGCCACGAACGAGGCGCGGGTGCAAACGCTCTCCCGCTTCCGGACAGGGGCGCCGGGCATGTCGCTCAGCAGCGCCCTGGGCTTCTCCATCGACAACAACATTGAGATGAAGGTGCGCTCCAAATCCGACAGCGCCACTGCAGAAAACCAGTTTGAGAAGGTAAGCCTGATTGACAACCTGCGGATAAGCTCCGGCTACGACTTTGCCGCCGACTCCTTCAACCTGGCCCCTATCCGCCTCACCATGAGCACGCGCCTGTTCAAGTTCCTGGACGTCACGTTCAGCTCCAGCTTCGACCCCTACAAGCTGGAGTACAGCGACACCGGCGTCGGCAGGAGGGTAAACGAGTATTACTTCGACCCGCAGCACCTGCGGCTGGCCAGGCTGACGAACGCCAACCTGAACCTGCGGGCCAACCTGAATCCGAACGCCCGGAAAACCGATGAGACAGGCCCCACCAACCTGCCCATGCTGCAGCGCGACGAAACCCCGCTGCTGCCCGAGTATATCGACTTCAAGATTCCGTGGACTCTCGCGCTCGATTTCACCATGTATTACTCGCCCAGCAACTCGCTCGCTTCCCCGGCCAGGGTGGACCGGACAATGGGGATAAACGGCACGCTGGGCATCACAGAGAAATGGCAGGTGTCCTATAACGGCACCTACGACTTCACCAGCCAGAACATCTCCTACGCCACCGTCAACATCACCCGCGACCTGCACTGCTGGGACATGAGCATCAGCTGGATTCCGTTCGGCCTGCAGCGGGGCTACAACCTCACCATCCAGGCCCGCTCGGCGCTGCTGCAGGACCTGAAACTGACCAAGCGCAGGTCCGGATGGAACCGGTAA
- a CDS encoding N-acetylmuramoyl-L-alanine amidase family protein — translation MKNIVAVPFLAVVLLLCTSGKLEFRRDYKVRTVVIDAGHGGKDVGCNGKHSQEADVALSLALQVGKLIQENLPDVKVIYTRKEDKFVELIDRAGIANKNDADLFISIHLNSGPPAAYGTETYTMGIQKSEGNLLVAKRENSVVLQEENYKENYNGFDPNSPQSHILFTLHQSAYIDNSLSFASKVEEEFSTRVGRKSRGVKQAPFLVLWKSFMPSVLIECGFLTNPTEEKFLNDKTGQTYMASGIYRAFKEYKKELEVMN, via the coding sequence GTGAAAAATATTGTTGCTGTCCCGTTTCTCGCTGTCGTTTTGCTGCTCTGTACCTCCGGAAAGCTTGAGTTCAGAAGGGACTACAAAGTGCGCACGGTGGTGATAGACGCCGGGCACGGGGGGAAGGATGTGGGGTGCAACGGTAAACACTCGCAGGAGGCGGACGTGGCGCTGAGCCTGGCGCTGCAGGTGGGCAAACTGATACAGGAGAACCTGCCCGACGTGAAAGTGATATATACCCGCAAGGAAGACAAGTTTGTGGAGCTGATAGACCGCGCGGGCATCGCCAACAAGAACGACGCCGACCTTTTTATCTCCATCCACTTGAATTCAGGCCCCCCAGCTGCCTACGGCACAGAAACATACACCATGGGTATCCAGAAGTCGGAGGGCAACCTGCTGGTGGCCAAGCGCGAGAACTCGGTGGTGCTGCAGGAGGAGAACTACAAAGAAAACTACAACGGCTTCGACCCGAACTCCCCGCAGAGCCATATCCTGTTCACGCTGCACCAGAGCGCCTACATCGACAACAGCCTGAGCTTCGCCAGCAAAGTGGAGGAGGAGTTCAGTACCCGGGTGGGACGCAAGAGCCGGGGCGTGAAGCAGGCGCCTTTTCTGGTGCTCTGGAAGTCCTTCATGCCCAGCGTGCTGATAGAGTGCGGCTTCCTCACCAATCCCACAGAAGAGAAATTCCTTAACGATAAAACGGGACAGACGTATATGGCATCAGGTATATACCGGGCCTTCAAAGAGTACAAAAAGGAGTTGGAGGTCATGAACTGA
- a CDS encoding MlaD family protein translates to MKISKEIKVALLGIVAIALLYFGFMFLKGSDIFSDTRTYYVMYDDVDGLALSNPVVLNGIQVGSVQNMKLKPEMGNQIMVELDVMEEIQVGDSTIAALSNSGLLGSKAIVLYLGNSTKVFDGGEKLIAYKESSLSELITTKTVPIIDKVDTTLARVNRLLESEAKGNVQDILANTKATTAAINEILRANQENVNQITSNINALTASLVKTEQNINKLALNMAQITDTLKQVEITELVRNTNDAVAELEAAATKLNSGQGSLGMLMNDEALYENLNRSTAALEALLRDVQAYPKRYVQFSLLGRKDEYKVDATGRVVSLEEVKEMQELHPGEFRTVPDTVYVPVPVQGSGSSATPATEIDSLK, encoded by the coding sequence GTGAAAATATCCAAGGAAATAAAAGTTGCCCTGCTGGGTATCGTGGCCATTGCGCTGCTGTACTTTGGCTTTATGTTTCTCAAAGGTTCGGACATCTTCTCCGACACCCGCACCTACTACGTGATGTATGACGACGTGGACGGCCTTGCCCTGTCTAACCCCGTGGTGCTGAACGGCATACAAGTTGGGTCGGTGCAGAATATGAAGCTGAAGCCGGAAATGGGAAACCAGATCATGGTGGAGCTGGACGTGATGGAGGAAATACAGGTGGGGGACTCGACGATAGCGGCACTGTCCAACTCCGGCCTGCTGGGCAGCAAGGCCATTGTGCTGTACCTGGGCAACAGCACCAAGGTTTTTGATGGCGGCGAAAAGCTGATCGCCTACAAAGAGAGCAGCCTTTCGGAGCTCATCACCACCAAAACGGTGCCCATCATTGACAAAGTGGACACGACCCTGGCCCGGGTGAACAGGCTGCTGGAGAGCGAGGCCAAGGGGAACGTGCAGGACATACTGGCCAACACCAAGGCGACTACCGCCGCCATCAACGAGATTCTGCGCGCCAACCAGGAGAACGTCAACCAGATAACCTCCAATATCAACGCCCTGACAGCCTCACTGGTGAAGACAGAGCAAAACATAAACAAACTGGCGCTGAACATGGCGCAGATTACAGACACCCTGAAGCAGGTGGAGATTACAGAACTGGTGCGGAACACAAACGACGCCGTGGCCGAACTGGAAGCAGCGGCCACCAAGCTGAACTCCGGTCAGGGCTCCCTTGGCATGCTGATGAACGACGAGGCGCTCTACGAGAACCTGAACCGCTCTACGGCGGCGCTGGAGGCGCTGCTGCGCGATGTGCAGGCCTATCCGAAACGGTATGTGCAGTTCTCGCTGCTCGGCCGCAAAGACGAGTACAAAGTGGATGCAACAGGCCGCGTGGTATCCCTTGAAGAGGTGAAGGAGATGCAGGAACTGCACCCCGGGGAGTTCAGGACGGTGCCGGACACGGTGTATGTGCCTGTGCCGGTGCAAGGCAGCGGAAGTTCTGCGACACCCGCCACCGAAATAGACTCTCTCAAGTAG